A part of Doryrhamphus excisus isolate RoL2022-K1 chromosome 8, RoL_Dexc_1.0, whole genome shotgun sequence genomic DNA contains:
- the c1qtnf5 gene encoding complement C1q tumor necrosis factor-related protein 5 isoform X2, protein MTISSQLVLGGTTLNASSATHKHTPADCRHCATAMTMLKLLFLLVLQVHLSAPLEDNKIPASLCTGHPGIPGSPGGHGSPGQPGRDGRDGRDAAPGEKGEKGDTGAPGEVGAQGLNGDRGDRGEQGQKGEAGQCAVSPKSAFSAKVSEGRELPLPASDTVLFDKILLNEQGDYNAETGRFTCKVPGVYYFAVHATVYRASLQFDLMKNGHVVASYFQFFGNWPKPASLSGGSLLHLVPGDHVWVQMALGEYNGFYSSTKTDSTFSGFLVYSDWKNSAVFA, encoded by the exons ATGACCATTTCCTCTCAGCTGGTCCTGGGTGGAACAACTCTAAACGCATCGTCtgcgacacacaaacacacaccagcagATTGCCGACACTG TGCGACTGCAATGACAATGCTCAAGCTGCTATTCCTGCTCGTCCTCCAAGTGCATCTTTCCGCTCCGTTGGAGGACAACAAGATCCCCGCCAGTCTCTGTACGGGTCACCCGGGCATCCCTGGCTCTCCGGGAGGTCACGGCAGCCCCGGTCAGCCGGGGAGAGACGGACGGGACGGGAGGGACGCCGCCCCGGGGGAGAAGGGAGAGAAGGGGGACACGGGAGCTCCGG GTGAGGTTGGCGCGCAAGGCCTAAACGGAGACAGAGGTGATCGTGGAGAGCAAGGGCAGAAGGGTGAGGCGGGGCAGTGTGCCGTGTCCCCCAAATCCGCCTTCAGCGCCAAAGTGTCGGAAGGCCGTGAACTGCCCCTGCCGGCCAGCGACACGGTGCTCTTTGACAAGATCCTGCTCAACGAGCAGGGCGACTACAACGCTGAGACGGGACGCTTCACGTGCAAAGTCCCCGGAGTCTACTACTTTGCCGTGCACGCCACCGTCTACCGCGCCAGCCTGCAGTTTGACCTCATGAAAAACGGACACGTCGTGGCTTCCTATTTCCAGTTCTTTGGCAACTGGCCCAAACCGGCGTCCTTGTCGGGCGGGTCCTTGCTCCACCTGGTGCCCGGGGACCACGTGTGGGTGCAGATGGCTCTGGGGGAGTACAATGGATTCTACTCCAGCACCAAGACTGACAGCACCTTCAGCGGATTCCTGGTCTACTCAGACTGGAAAAACTCTGCAGTGTTCGCATGA
- the c1qtnf5 gene encoding complement C1q tumor necrosis factor-related protein 5 isoform X1: MMISGRRTAASFPADKLVLGGTTLNASSATHKHTPADCRHCATAMTMLKLLFLLVLQVHLSAPLEDNKIPASLCTGHPGIPGSPGGHGSPGQPGRDGRDGRDAAPGEKGEKGDTGAPGEVGAQGLNGDRGDRGEQGQKGEAGQCAVSPKSAFSAKVSEGRELPLPASDTVLFDKILLNEQGDYNAETGRFTCKVPGVYYFAVHATVYRASLQFDLMKNGHVVASYFQFFGNWPKPASLSGGSLLHLVPGDHVWVQMALGEYNGFYSSTKTDSTFSGFLVYSDWKNSAVFA; this comes from the exons ATGATGATTTCTGGGAGAAGAACAGCTGCAAGTTTTCCCGCAGACAAG CTGGTCCTGGGTGGAACAACTCTAAACGCATCGTCtgcgacacacaaacacacaccagcagATTGCCGACACTG TGCGACTGCAATGACAATGCTCAAGCTGCTATTCCTGCTCGTCCTCCAAGTGCATCTTTCCGCTCCGTTGGAGGACAACAAGATCCCCGCCAGTCTCTGTACGGGTCACCCGGGCATCCCTGGCTCTCCGGGAGGTCACGGCAGCCCCGGTCAGCCGGGGAGAGACGGACGGGACGGGAGGGACGCCGCCCCGGGGGAGAAGGGAGAGAAGGGGGACACGGGAGCTCCGG GTGAGGTTGGCGCGCAAGGCCTAAACGGAGACAGAGGTGATCGTGGAGAGCAAGGGCAGAAGGGTGAGGCGGGGCAGTGTGCCGTGTCCCCCAAATCCGCCTTCAGCGCCAAAGTGTCGGAAGGCCGTGAACTGCCCCTGCCGGCCAGCGACACGGTGCTCTTTGACAAGATCCTGCTCAACGAGCAGGGCGACTACAACGCTGAGACGGGACGCTTCACGTGCAAAGTCCCCGGAGTCTACTACTTTGCCGTGCACGCCACCGTCTACCGCGCCAGCCTGCAGTTTGACCTCATGAAAAACGGACACGTCGTGGCTTCCTATTTCCAGTTCTTTGGCAACTGGCCCAAACCGGCGTCCTTGTCGGGCGGGTCCTTGCTCCACCTGGTGCCCGGGGACCACGTGTGGGTGCAGATGGCTCTGGGGGAGTACAATGGATTCTACTCCAGCACCAAGACTGACAGCACCTTCAGCGGATTCCTGGTCTACTCAGACTGGAAAAACTCTGCAGTGTTCGCATGA
- the c1qtnf5 gene encoding complement C1q tumor necrosis factor-related protein 5 isoform X3, giving the protein MTMLKLLFLLVLQVHLSAPLEDNKIPASLCTGHPGIPGSPGGHGSPGQPGRDGRDGRDAAPGEKGEKGDTGAPGEVGAQGLNGDRGDRGEQGQKGEAGQCAVSPKSAFSAKVSEGRELPLPASDTVLFDKILLNEQGDYNAETGRFTCKVPGVYYFAVHATVYRASLQFDLMKNGHVVASYFQFFGNWPKPASLSGGSLLHLVPGDHVWVQMALGEYNGFYSSTKTDSTFSGFLVYSDWKNSAVFA; this is encoded by the exons ATGACAATGCTCAAGCTGCTATTCCTGCTCGTCCTCCAAGTGCATCTTTCCGCTCCGTTGGAGGACAACAAGATCCCCGCCAGTCTCTGTACGGGTCACCCGGGCATCCCTGGCTCTCCGGGAGGTCACGGCAGCCCCGGTCAGCCGGGGAGAGACGGACGGGACGGGAGGGACGCCGCCCCGGGGGAGAAGGGAGAGAAGGGGGACACGGGAGCTCCGG GTGAGGTTGGCGCGCAAGGCCTAAACGGAGACAGAGGTGATCGTGGAGAGCAAGGGCAGAAGGGTGAGGCGGGGCAGTGTGCCGTGTCCCCCAAATCCGCCTTCAGCGCCAAAGTGTCGGAAGGCCGTGAACTGCCCCTGCCGGCCAGCGACACGGTGCTCTTTGACAAGATCCTGCTCAACGAGCAGGGCGACTACAACGCTGAGACGGGACGCTTCACGTGCAAAGTCCCCGGAGTCTACTACTTTGCCGTGCACGCCACCGTCTACCGCGCCAGCCTGCAGTTTGACCTCATGAAAAACGGACACGTCGTGGCTTCCTATTTCCAGTTCTTTGGCAACTGGCCCAAACCGGCGTCCTTGTCGGGCGGGTCCTTGCTCCACCTGGTGCCCGGGGACCACGTGTGGGTGCAGATGGCTCTGGGGGAGTACAATGGATTCTACTCCAGCACCAAGACTGACAGCACCTTCAGCGGATTCCTGGTCTACTCAGACTGGAAAAACTCTGCAGTGTTCGCATGA